The genomic window GGTAAGATTTTGCAGATGAATGACCGCACTAATTGGCCGTGGCATATGACTTCCTTATTATTTTTATATAAATTTATTGTGAACCAATTAATTAGCGAGCAGGTATTAAATCACCATTTGTCACCAATTTAGTATTAAACCCATCAAGATATCTGAAAACAGATAAATCATCGGAAGCTATATCAGGCTTATTACCCGAAATTAAATCCGCCAGTAACTTGCCCGAGCCACAAGCCATTGTCCAACCTAATGTGCCATGCCCCGTGTTTAAATATAAATTGCTATAAGCTGTTGGACCTACAATTGGCGTTCCATCTGGCGTCATGGGACGTAATCCAGTCCAAAATGTTGCTTGCGTAATATCACCACCACCCGGATAAAGATCTTCAACAACCATTTTCAATGTTTCACAACGTTTTTTTAATACATTGAGATTGAATCCAACCACCTCAGCCATGCCACCAACGCGGATCCGCTCATCAAAACGTGTCACCGCAATTTTATATGTTTCATCTAAAACGGTAGATACTGGCGCTCTTTGAAAATCCATGATTGGCATGGTTAAAGAGTAGCCTTTTAATGGGTAAACAGGGATTTTTACTAAATTTTGTAAAATAGCAGTGGAATAAGATCCCATAGCAACAACATAACGATCCGCTTGCAATAAATTGCCATCACAGCGAATACCACTTACTTTGTTGCCGTCCGTTAAAATTTGTTCAATTTTTTGACCAAAAAGAAATTTCACCCCAATATCTTGCGCCATCTTGGCGAGCTGCTTAGTGAATTGCTGGCAATCACCTGTTTCATCATTAGGTAGTCGCAGCCCACCTGTGAGTTTATCTTTGACGAATTCAAGTGCAGGCTCTGCTTTTGCAAGCTCATTGGCAGTTAATAACTCATATGGCACACCTTCTTGCTGCAAAATAGCAATATCATTCGCCGCACTATCAAATTGTTTAGCTGTCCGAAATAGCTGTAATGTGCCACCTTGGCGTCCTTCATAAGCAATTCCTGTATCTGAACGAAGTTGACGGATACAATCACGGCTATATTCAGCAATACGCACCATTCTGCTTTTATTCATTGCGTAGTGTTGAATATCACAATTTTTTAACATCTGCCACATCCAGCGTAACTGAAATAATGTTCCATCTGGTCTAATGGCGAGTGGTGCATGTTTTTCAAACATCCATTTAACGGCTTTGAGTGGGATACCCGGTGCTCCCCATGGCGTTGCATAGCCAGGAGAAATTTGCCCTGCATTGCCCGCACTGGTTTCTTCAGCAACATCATATTGCCTATCCAACACCGTCACTTCATGCCCTTCTTGCGCTAAATACCAAGCCGTTGTAACACCAATAACTCCAGCCCCTAAGACTAAAATCTTCATGTCCCACTCCACCCTGACTGCACCATAATTGCAAATAGAATAATATTCTAATAATTATTTGCCAATACAGTTAATTAACATTTTTAACAATTCAGACAAATAGTTCAATATTTGCAATGTTAAATTCATATATTGGTTGAAAATTCTACTGTAGGGAAAACAGAAAATGACTCTTTAGGTAAATAAATCATGATATTAGATAATAATTATGATAACTAAAATTCACTTTTGTATGCATTATTTTAGCATTTTATACTTAACATATACGATTTTATCTTGGTCTTTCTTTTTCTTGTCGGAATTATTCACTCAATACATCATGGATATAATTTTGAATATATTAAAATAAACAGTTTGTTATATCTGAATTTGCTTATCATCAACATATTCATTTAATGAAAATAGCCTTCACATAAAAAAACACCCTATCAGCAATTGCTTACAGGGTGCTTATTAATGAATATATTCATCTGAAGGATTACAAGGTCATTTGCCACAGATTGAATTATTGATCAATTAATTACCTTATGTTATCAATTTCGGTTTTAACGAAACTGAGCTAAATCACTTGGCATGTTACTTTGCATATTATGCCAAATTAAGCCACTCTCTTTACCGTAATTTCTCACACATTCCATAATGCGATCATAAGCTTGTTCTCGACATAAATTGACCAATTGCTGATAAAAATTTAAGGCAAGACGTCTTGCTTCTGGATTAGAAAAATAATAGCGGCCAACGCGTGTATACAGCCCTTTCAGCCCATTAATAATTAAACCATAAATCGGGTTACCCGACGCGAATGCTAAGCCACGGAAGACATTATAATCCAGTGCACTGAAAGCATCGGCATTATCAGCAACCTTTTCACGCTCTGCTAAAACTTCTAATGATTTTTCAGGATTTTGTCTAAACGCTGTACGAATAAAAATCGCAGCAATATTCGTTCGCACTGCCAATAAATTATCGATCAATTGCGGTACGCGTTCATGATCCAATCTTGCCAACGTTTCTAAAATATTAAGTCCTGACGTCTCCCAATAGTTATTTACCTTCGTTGGTTTTCCATGTTGTATGGTTAACCAGCCATCTCTTGCCAGACGTTGAAGTACTTCACGAAGCGTGGTACGTGTTACCCCGATGAGTTCAGAAAGCTCACGTTCAGCAGGTAAAATTGTTCCTGGCGCAAAGCGATTATTCCATATACTTTCAATAATATACTCTTCCGCAAAACCAGCAGGGCTCTGAGCTTTTATAACCATATTTTTATTATTCCAAACATTTTCAGACGGACTATTTATCCAAATCATACCAGACTGACATAAATTGAGATAGTTAGACTCCATATAAAGAGTGAGAGTAATCATAAAAATGCTGCATAATTAACACATTATCAATTAACTTTTAGGCTTAAATTACACAAAGAATCAGAGTAGTATCTGATATTACCAAATAGTGCCCAGATAAGAGGGAAAAAATATAATGGGTTTTAGTTTAAAAAAAGCAATTTTGAAAAATTTCCTAGGGAACTCACCTGATTGGTACAAATTAGCAATTATTGTCTTCCTCATAATCAACCCAATTGTCTTTTACTTTATAAGTCCATTT from Providencia sneebia DSM 19967 includes these protein-coding regions:
- the fadR gene encoding fatty acid metabolism transcriptional regulator FadR, producing the protein MVIKAQSPAGFAEEYIIESIWNNRFAPGTILPAERELSELIGVTRTTLREVLQRLARDGWLTIQHGKPTKVNNYWETSGLNILETLARLDHERVPQLIDNLLAVRTNIAAIFIRTAFRQNPEKSLEVLAEREKVADNADAFSALDYNVFRGLAFASGNPIYGLIINGLKGLYTRVGRYYFSNPEARRLALNFYQQLVNLCREQAYDRIMECVRNYGKESGLIWHNMQSNMPSDLAQFR
- a CDS encoding D-amino acid dehydrogenase, with translation MKILVLGAGVIGVTTAWYLAQEGHEVTVLDRQYDVAEETSAGNAGQISPGYATPWGAPGIPLKAVKWMFEKHAPLAIRPDGTLFQLRWMWQMLKNCDIQHYAMNKSRMVRIAEYSRDCIRQLRSDTGIAYEGRQGGTLQLFRTAKQFDSAANDIAILQQEGVPYELLTANELAKAEPALEFVKDKLTGGLRLPNDETGDCQQFTKQLAKMAQDIGVKFLFGQKIEQILTDGNKVSGIRCDGNLLQADRYVVAMGSYSTAILQNLVKIPVYPLKGYSLTMPIMDFQRAPVSTVLDETYKIAVTRFDERIRVGGMAEVVGFNLNVLKKRCETLKMVVEDLYPGGGDITQATFWTGLRPMTPDGTPIVGPTAYSNLYLNTGHGTLGWTMACGSGKLLADLISGNKPDIASDDLSVFRYLDGFNTKLVTNGDLIPAR